A single genomic interval of Nonomuraea rubra harbors:
- a CDS encoding type II toxin-antitoxin system Phd/YefM family antitoxin, translating to MIGEVTSVMYIITHTWAMKVMTMSESRANYAATLDSVIDDQEEVLITRPGGEGVVMVSQRENESMRETLYLMASPVNRRRLSEAVARLEARGGAVRELADEHTAL from the coding sequence GTGATCGGCGAAGTCACCTCAGTGATGTACATCATCACGCACACTTGGGCCATGAAGGTCATGACCATGTCCGAATCGCGGGCCAACTACGCCGCCACCCTCGACTCCGTCATCGATGACCAGGAAGAAGTTCTCATCACCCGCCCTGGCGGGGAAGGCGTCGTCATGGTGTCGCAGCGCGAGAACGAATCGATGCGCGAGACGCTCTACTTGATGGCCTCTCCTGTCAACCGCAGACGGCTGTCGGAGGCCGTTGCCCGGCTGGAGGCCCGAGGTGGTGCCGTTCGCGAGCTGGCCGATGAGCACACCGCGTTGTGA
- a CDS encoding trypsin-like peptidase domain-containing protein, with translation MTRWFWLPVVLALAGCSASAPPVPVLGDAPAAGSGVAVSQEDGDAARSVVRLRVIAPSCNKEIEGTGFVYAPQRVVTAAHVVAGAIPVSPVVTTADGEVYEGRVVAFDPDADIAVLYVPKLPAPALRITPAPEPLLPIPGLSLADARMPGYPKGAKQLVTQPVEIERRIKAEGPNLYRDRQVTRVVLEFSAEVHAGVSGAPLILEDGAVAGMVFAAAKQQPDEGFALAGEELLPVTERAAKATKHVSTQRCDENE, from the coding sequence GTGACGCGTTGGTTCTGGTTGCCCGTCGTCCTTGCTCTTGCCGGCTGCTCGGCCTCCGCCCCGCCGGTGCCGGTGCTCGGTGACGCGCCGGCGGCCGGGAGCGGGGTGGCCGTCTCGCAGGAGGACGGTGACGCGGCGCGGAGCGTGGTGCGGCTCCGGGTGATCGCGCCGTCGTGCAACAAGGAGATCGAGGGGACGGGCTTCGTGTACGCCCCCCAGCGGGTGGTGACCGCTGCCCACGTGGTGGCCGGCGCCATCCCGGTGTCTCCGGTCGTCACCACTGCCGATGGCGAGGTGTACGAGGGCCGCGTCGTGGCCTTCGATCCCGACGCCGACATCGCCGTCCTGTACGTACCGAAGCTGCCCGCACCCGCGCTGCGCATCACTCCGGCGCCCGAGCCGCTGCTGCCCATCCCGGGGTTGTCGCTCGCCGACGCCCGCATGCCGGGCTATCCGAAGGGCGCCAAGCAGCTCGTGACGCAGCCGGTGGAGATCGAGCGGCGGATCAAGGCCGAAGGGCCGAACCTCTACAGGGACCGTCAGGTCACCAGGGTGGTTCTCGAGTTCTCCGCCGAGGTGCACGCGGGGGTGAGCGGCGCCCCGCTGATCCTCGAGGACGGCGCGGTCGCCGGGATGGTCTTCGCCGCGGCGAAGCAGCAGCCGGACGAGGGGTTCGCGCTGGCCGGGGAGGAGCTCCTGCCCGTCACCGAGCGCGCGGCCAAGGCCACGAAGCACGTCTCGACCCAGCGGTGCGACGAGAACGAGTGA
- a CDS encoding ankyrin repeat domain-containing protein, translating into MGQDRVSTWDGVTLRSSYKDRVVEGRDQLAQAARDGDWPTVLDLLDEHPEWINSGRVGGRSGYAPLHQVAWHGAAADLADQLVARGAWRTLRTAQGEQPVDIAGRLGHRHLLVPLTPVILHPLPIETMRSIQRHFHALIHERAGDLITEQQLRLPELETLTEQRNPACWFAVPGMYGGFSYRLDRTQLIVESWCRVVGGSGQRHVIDEHGARLVAEGFV; encoded by the coding sequence ATGGGGCAGGACAGGGTTTCGACGTGGGACGGCGTCACTCTGCGGTCCAGCTACAAGGATCGGGTGGTCGAGGGACGCGACCAGCTCGCCCAGGCGGCACGCGACGGCGACTGGCCCACGGTCCTCGACCTGCTCGACGAGCACCCCGAGTGGATCAACAGCGGCAGAGTAGGCGGCCGCAGCGGATACGCCCCGCTTCACCAGGTCGCCTGGCACGGTGCCGCGGCGGACCTCGCCGACCAGCTGGTCGCCCGCGGCGCCTGGCGCACGCTGCGCACGGCTCAAGGCGAGCAGCCGGTCGACATCGCCGGCCGCCTGGGACACCGTCATCTCCTCGTCCCGCTCACACCGGTCATCCTCCACCCGCTGCCGATCGAGACCATGCGGTCGATCCAGCGCCACTTCCACGCGCTGATCCACGAACGTGCCGGCGATCTGATCACCGAGCAGCAGTTGCGCCTTCCGGAGCTGGAAACCCTCACCGAGCAGCGGAACCCGGCCTGCTGGTTCGCCGTCCCCGGGATGTACGGCGGTTTCAGCTATCGGCTGGACCGAACCCAGCTGATCGTGGAGAGCTGGTGCCGCGTCGTCGGGGGCTCCGGTCAGCGGCACGTCATCGACGAGCACGGCGCGCGACTCGTCGCCGAGGGTTTCGTCTGA
- a CDS encoding acyl-CoA dehydrogenase family protein, producing MSFPLYAPAEEHDMLRETVRALADEKIAPHAAEIDETEEFSWDVYKALVAADVHAVHVPEQYGGAGADALATVIVIEEVARACASSSLIPAVNKLGTVPLLLSASEELKSRYLAPVARGEAMFSYALSEPEAGSDAAAMKTRAVADGDSYVLNGVKMWITNAGVSEYYTLMAVTDPAAGARGISAFVVEKSDEGVSFGPKEKKLGIKGSPTRQVILDNVRIPADRMIGAPGTGFKTALATLDHTRITIAAQALGIAQGALDFAIGYVKERKQFGRPVADFQGLQFMIADMSMKLEAARQLTYHAAAKSERAMHGEPQKDLTFLSSAAKCAASDAAMEITTDAVQLLGGYGYTKDFPVERMMRDAKITQIYEGTNQIQRMVMARQLLK from the coding sequence ATGAGCTTCCCTCTGTACGCGCCCGCCGAAGAGCACGACATGCTCAGGGAGACGGTTCGCGCCCTGGCCGACGAGAAGATAGCCCCGCACGCCGCCGAGATCGACGAGACCGAGGAGTTCTCCTGGGACGTCTACAAGGCGCTCGTGGCGGCCGACGTGCATGCCGTACACGTGCCCGAGCAGTACGGGGGTGCCGGTGCCGACGCGCTGGCCACCGTCATCGTGATCGAGGAGGTGGCCCGCGCCTGCGCGTCCTCCTCCCTCATCCCCGCCGTCAACAAGCTGGGCACCGTCCCGCTCCTGCTCTCGGCCTCGGAGGAGCTCAAGTCCCGCTACCTGGCGCCGGTCGCCAGGGGCGAGGCGATGTTCTCGTACGCGCTGTCGGAGCCCGAGGCGGGCTCGGACGCGGCGGCCATGAAGACCCGCGCGGTGGCGGACGGGGACTCGTACGTGCTCAACGGCGTCAAGATGTGGATCACCAACGCCGGCGTCTCCGAGTACTACACCCTGATGGCCGTCACGGACCCCGCGGCCGGCGCCCGCGGCATCTCCGCCTTTGTCGTGGAGAAGTCGGACGAAGGCGTCTCGTTCGGCCCCAAGGAGAAGAAGCTCGGCATCAAGGGGTCGCCCACCCGCCAGGTCATCCTGGACAACGTCCGCATCCCGGCGGACCGCATGATCGGCGCCCCCGGCACCGGCTTCAAGACGGCCCTCGCCACCCTCGACCACACCCGCATCACCATCGCCGCCCAGGCCCTCGGCATCGCCCAGGGCGCCCTCGACTTCGCCATCGGCTACGTCAAGGAACGCAAGCAGTTCGGCCGGCCGGTGGCCGACTTCCAGGGCCTCCAGTTCATGATCGCCGACATGTCGATGAAGCTGGAGGCGGCGCGGCAGCTCACGTACCACGCGGCGGCCAAGTCGGAGCGCGCGATGCACGGGGAGCCGCAGAAGGACCTGACGTTCCTGTCGAGCGCGGCGAAGTGCGCGGCTTCTGACGCGGCCATGGAGATCACGACGGACGCGGTGCAGTTGCTGGGTGGGTATGGGTACACGAAGGACTTCCCGGTGGAGCGCATGATGCGCGACGCCAAGATCACCCAGATCTACGAGGGCACCAACCAGATCCAGCGCATGGTGATGGCCCGGCAGCTTCTGAAGTAG
- a CDS encoding UDP-glucose dehydrogenase family protein, which translates to MPYRLTVIGTGYLGITHAACMADLGFDVLGLDIDADKVNRLNAGELPIHEPGLEPVLRRGLDSGRLRFTTSYEEVAAFGDVHFICVGTPQKRGEYAADVTYMDAAVESLAPLLDRECLVVGKSTVPVGTAERLADKLARLAPAGAEAELAWNPEFLREGFAVEDTLSPNRIVLGVRSERAEKMLREVYEPLGEVPIVVSDFATAELVKTAANAFLATKISFINAMAEVCEAAHADVQLLSEALSYDDRIGGRYLNAGLGFGGGCLPKDIRAFMARAGELGADQALTFLREVDAINMRRRARMVDLARALAGGSFHGCTVGVLGAAFKPNSDDIRDSPALDVAVTIGHQGGQVTVYDPIALDNARKAHPELNYGTSAIEAVRGAHVVLLLTEWQEFLQLDPVELGAVVATRRIVDGRNALNAEMWRSAGWHYRALGRP; encoded by the coding sequence GTGCCATATCGCCTCACGGTGATCGGGACCGGATACCTGGGCATCACCCATGCGGCCTGCATGGCTGATCTCGGATTCGACGTCCTGGGCCTCGACATCGACGCCGACAAGGTCAACCGGCTCAATGCGGGCGAGCTCCCCATCCACGAACCCGGCCTCGAACCCGTGCTCCGCCGCGGCCTCGACTCCGGCCGGCTCCGCTTCACCACCTCCTACGAGGAGGTCGCCGCCTTCGGCGACGTGCACTTCATCTGCGTCGGCACCCCGCAGAAACGCGGCGAGTACGCCGCCGACGTGACCTACATGGACGCGGCCGTCGAGTCCCTCGCCCCGCTCCTCGATCGCGAATGCCTGGTCGTCGGCAAGTCCACCGTGCCCGTCGGCACGGCCGAGCGGCTGGCCGACAAGCTGGCCAGGCTCGCCCCCGCCGGCGCCGAGGCCGAGCTGGCCTGGAACCCCGAGTTCCTGCGCGAGGGCTTCGCCGTCGAGGACACGCTGAGCCCCAACCGCATCGTCCTCGGCGTGCGCAGCGAGCGGGCCGAGAAGATGCTGCGCGAGGTGTACGAGCCGCTGGGCGAGGTGCCGATCGTGGTGAGCGACTTCGCCACGGCCGAGCTGGTCAAGACGGCCGCCAACGCGTTCCTGGCCACCAAGATCTCCTTCATCAACGCCATGGCCGAGGTCTGCGAGGCCGCGCACGCCGACGTCCAGCTGCTGTCCGAGGCCCTGTCGTACGACGACCGCATCGGCGGCCGCTACCTCAACGCCGGGCTCGGGTTCGGCGGCGGTTGCCTGCCCAAGGACATCAGGGCGTTCATGGCGCGGGCCGGTGAGCTGGGGGCGGACCAGGCGCTGACGTTCCTGCGCGAGGTGGACGCGATCAACATGCGCCGCCGCGCCCGCATGGTCGACCTGGCCAGGGCGCTGGCCGGCGGCTCCTTCCACGGGTGCACCGTGGGCGTGCTGGGAGCGGCCTTCAAGCCGAACTCCGACGACATCCGCGACTCCCCCGCCCTCGACGTCGCCGTCACCATCGGGCACCAGGGAGGGCAGGTCACTGTGTACGACCCGATCGCCCTCGACAACGCCCGCAAGGCCCATCCCGAGCTGAACTACGGCACCTCGGCCATCGAGGCGGTTCGGGGGGCACATGTGGTGTTGCTGCTCACGGAGTGGCAGGAGTTCCTGCAGCTCGATCCGGTGGAGCTGGGGGCCGTGGTGGCGACCCGCCGCATCGTGGACGGCCGGAACGCGCTCAACGCCGAGATGTGGCGCTCCGCCGGCTGGCACTACCGCGCCCTCGGCCGCCCGTAG
- a CDS encoding GNAT family N-acetyltransferase produces the protein MDDPTKGHATRVYAADPLLAGQDELIVKRGEELLEVPDAIGLAAVDRLHPDTLPACWSPLVVHRLRARAAGPDPEAALGALLDRWLALPRGGEPGQALSVLWPSRDTTPVRALAVRGFAPITSLAVRGVRPGTGVGEFAVRPARADDVEVVAGMYERLVAYDAQWGWVTMRASTRERLRESVEAEVLPLNWCWVAEVDGRAAGCVIVEPPGRSGWISHAVNEAPAAYLGVMYVESWARGRGVGAALTGVAHGEAGARGVSVMLLHHALPNPLSTPFWARRGYRPLMTQWVRHLQ, from the coding sequence ATGGACGACCCGACCAAGGGGCACGCGACCCGCGTGTACGCCGCCGACCCGCTCCTCGCCGGCCAGGACGAGCTGATCGTCAAGCGTGGCGAGGAACTGCTTGAGGTGCCCGACGCCATCGGCCTGGCCGCCGTGGACCGGCTCCACCCCGACACGTTGCCGGCCTGCTGGTCCCCGCTGGTCGTCCACCGCCTGCGCGCCCGCGCCGCGGGCCCGGACCCGGAGGCCGCGCTGGGCGCGCTGCTCGATCGCTGGCTGGCCCTGCCTCGGGGCGGCGAGCCCGGTCAGGCGCTCAGTGTGTTGTGGCCCAGCCGCGACACCACCCCCGTCCGGGCGCTGGCCGTACGGGGCTTCGCCCCCATCACCTCGCTGGCCGTCCGCGGCGTCCGTCCCGGCACCGGCGTGGGCGAGTTCGCCGTCCGCCCGGCCCGGGCGGACGACGTCGAGGTCGTGGCGGGGATGTACGAGCGGCTGGTGGCGTACGACGCGCAGTGGGGGTGGGTGACGATGCGCGCGTCCACCAGGGAACGGCTCAGGGAGTCGGTGGAGGCCGAGGTGCTGCCGCTGAACTGGTGCTGGGTGGCCGAGGTGGACGGGCGGGCCGCCGGGTGCGTCATCGTGGAGCCGCCTGGCCGGTCCGGGTGGATCTCCCATGCCGTGAACGAGGCGCCGGCGGCGTACCTGGGGGTCATGTACGTCGAGTCGTGGGCGCGGGGGCGCGGGGTGGGGGCGGCGCTCACGGGCGTGGCGCATGGTGAGGCGGGGGCGCGGGGGGTGTCGGTCATGCTGTTGCACCATGCCCTGCCGAACCCGCTCTCGACGCCGTTCTGGGCACGGCGAGGCTACCGGCCGCTCATGACGCAGTGGGTTCGCCACCTGCAGTAG
- the purE gene encoding 5-(carboxyamino)imidazole ribonucleotide mutase: MIGIVMGSDSDWPVMKAAAEAVAEFGVPFEADVVSAHRMPTEMIEYGRQAASRGVQVIIAGAGGAAHLPGMLASVTPLPVIGVPVPLKYLDGMDSLLSIVQMPAGVPVATVAVGGARNAGLLAVRILAASDAGLREKMVEFQERLKEQAYAKGEKLRAEAAEL, translated from the coding sequence ATGATTGGCATCGTCATGGGGAGCGACTCCGACTGGCCGGTCATGAAGGCCGCAGCGGAGGCGGTCGCCGAGTTCGGGGTGCCGTTCGAGGCCGACGTGGTGTCGGCGCACCGCATGCCCACCGAGATGATCGAGTACGGCCGCCAGGCCGCCTCCCGCGGCGTCCAGGTGATCATCGCCGGCGCCGGCGGGGCCGCCCACCTGCCCGGCATGCTGGCCTCCGTCACCCCGCTGCCGGTGATCGGGGTGCCGGTGCCGCTGAAGTACCTCGACGGCATGGACTCGCTGCTGTCGATCGTGCAGATGCCGGCCGGGGTGCCGGTCGCCACGGTCGCGGTCGGCGGGGCGCGTAACGCGGGGCTGCTGGCCGTACGGATCCTGGCCGCCTCCGACGCGGGGCTGCGGGAGAAGATGGTGGAGTTCCAGGAACGGTTGAAGGAGCAGGCGTACGCCAAGGGCGAGAAGCTGCGCGCGGAGGCCGCCGAGCTGTAG
- a CDS encoding 5-(carboxyamino)imidazole ribonucleotide synthase yields the protein MSSYSPIGPVVGIVGAGQLARMSQPPAIALGVELRVLANNPEESAARVIVDTRIGDYRDLGDLREFAKGCDVITFDHEHVPTDHIRALAANGYVVHPGADALVHAQDKAVMRERLTRIGAPCPAWARVSSADDVASFAAEHGWPVVLKAVRGGYDGRGVWVCRTPDEVAEAFATGVELMAEAFVPFDRELAVLVARSPHGQGVSYPVVETVQENGICVEVIAPAPGLDQEQSAQAQRIALTVANELGVTGLLAVELFQSERGLVVNELAMRPHNSGHWTIEGATTSQFEQHLRAVLDLPLGTPRMTAQHVVMANLLGGDDPDLFKRYEHVMAHDPGIKLHFYGKEVRPGRKIGHVTALGSNLDEVRARARHAAVYLMTGEYT from the coding sequence GTGAGTTCCTACAGCCCCATCGGACCGGTCGTCGGCATCGTCGGCGCGGGGCAGCTGGCCCGCATGTCGCAGCCGCCCGCCATCGCGCTCGGCGTCGAGCTGCGGGTGCTGGCCAACAACCCCGAGGAGAGCGCCGCCCGGGTCATCGTCGACACGCGCATCGGAGACTACCGCGATCTTGGTGACCTCCGCGAGTTCGCCAAGGGCTGCGATGTGATCACGTTCGACCACGAGCACGTGCCCACCGACCACATCAGGGCCCTGGCCGCCAACGGCTACGTCGTGCACCCCGGCGCCGACGCCCTCGTGCACGCCCAGGACAAGGCCGTCATGCGCGAGCGCCTGACCAGGATCGGCGCGCCCTGCCCCGCCTGGGCGCGGGTGTCGTCCGCCGACGATGTCGCGAGCTTTGCCGCCGAGCACGGCTGGCCCGTGGTGCTGAAGGCGGTCCGCGGCGGCTACGACGGGCGCGGCGTGTGGGTGTGCCGCACGCCCGACGAGGTCGCCGAGGCGTTCGCGACCGGGGTCGAGCTCATGGCGGAGGCGTTCGTCCCCTTCGACCGGGAGCTGGCCGTGCTGGTCGCCCGCTCGCCGCACGGGCAGGGCGTGAGCTACCCGGTCGTCGAGACCGTGCAGGAGAACGGCATCTGCGTCGAGGTCATCGCGCCGGCGCCCGGCCTCGACCAGGAGCAGTCCGCCCAGGCCCAGCGCATCGCCCTGACCGTCGCCAACGAGCTCGGCGTGACCGGCCTGCTGGCCGTGGAGCTGTTCCAGTCGGAGCGCGGGCTGGTCGTCAACGAGCTGGCCATGCGCCCGCACAACAGCGGCCACTGGACCATCGAGGGCGCCACGACCTCCCAGTTCGAGCAGCACCTGCGGGCCGTGCTCGACCTGCCGCTCGGCACGCCCAGGATGACCGCCCAGCACGTCGTCATGGCCAACCTGCTCGGCGGCGACGACCCCGACCTGTTCAAGCGGTACGAGCACGTCATGGCCCACGATCCCGGCATCAAGCTGCACTTCTACGGCAAGGAGGTGCGGCCGGGGCGCAAGATCGGCCACGTGACGGCCCTCGGCTCCAACCTCGACGAGGTCCGCGCCCGCGCCCGCCACGCCGCCGTCTACCTCATGACCGGGGAGTACACATGA
- a CDS encoding GtrA family protein, which yields MDFAKRLYQRFSSLVHELAKFGSIGAIAFLIDFGLLNLLNVVIGIGPLTSKVVATTISTTFAYAGNRFWTFRHREQSGLRREYFLFFLLNGIALLFGMLTIGFTTYTLNLHDALSFNIANIVGVGLGTLFRYWSYKKWVFMEATDPIPVELPEGGVKPGR from the coding sequence GTGGACTTCGCCAAACGCCTCTACCAGCGGTTCTCGTCCCTGGTCCACGAGCTGGCCAAGTTCGGCAGCATCGGCGCCATCGCCTTCCTCATCGACTTCGGCCTGCTCAACCTCCTCAACGTGGTGATCGGCATCGGGCCGCTCACGTCGAAGGTCGTCGCGACGACGATCTCCACCACGTTCGCGTACGCGGGCAACCGGTTCTGGACCTTCCGGCACCGCGAGCAGAGCGGGCTGCGCCGCGAGTACTTCCTGTTCTTCCTGCTCAACGGCATCGCCCTGCTGTTCGGCATGCTGACGATCGGCTTCACCACCTACACGCTCAACCTGCACGACGCGCTCAGCTTCAACATCGCCAACATCGTGGGCGTGGGTCTCGGAACGCTGTTCCGCTACTGGTCGTACAAGAAGTGGGTGTTCATGGAGGCCACCGACCCGATCCCGGTCGAGCTGCCCGAGGGTGGGGTCAAGCCGGGCCGCTGA
- a CDS encoding ATP-binding protein: protein MRRRLLSSTLVVAVIAVLLLGVPLGVVVSRLIVDEAAQELGAEAKRLVGEVEYARVQETPLDPQQLEQKYPGRFIQIWERGTPLRVTVVGDPPPSGHLMTEDAQTNTGVYVRISRDRDQVEQDVRARLLLIVALAGAALAVAVSLAVVQSRRLTLPLQDLAKIAERLGSGDARPSKHRYGIPELDRVAQVLDRSATRISDLLTREREFATDASHQLRTPLTGLTMRLEEIVAAAGEPEVVREEGEAAIVQAERLTAVIDELLAAARRQRHAQAEPVAIDEVLGQQITEWEPVFRDAGRTLQLEGSRGMKAMATTGGFGQVIASLLENSLRHGGGAVTVTTSFGGNYVVTEVADEGPGIADEIAPKIFDRNVSGGGGTGLGLTLARALAAADGGRLELVRRRPATFAIFLRPADDDGRNRVVSGPA, encoded by the coding sequence ATGCGCCGCCGACTGCTCTCCTCCACCCTGGTCGTCGCGGTAATCGCGGTCCTGCTGCTGGGGGTCCCCCTGGGCGTCGTCGTCAGCCGTCTGATCGTCGATGAGGCGGCTCAGGAGCTCGGGGCGGAAGCCAAGCGTCTCGTGGGAGAGGTGGAGTACGCCCGCGTCCAGGAGACGCCGCTCGACCCCCAGCAACTGGAGCAAAAGTACCCCGGCAGGTTCATCCAGATCTGGGAGCGCGGAACCCCCCTGAGGGTGACCGTCGTCGGCGACCCCCCGCCGTCCGGTCACCTGATGACAGAGGACGCCCAGACCAACACCGGTGTCTACGTGCGGATCAGCCGCGACCGCGATCAGGTCGAGCAGGACGTACGGGCCCGCCTGCTGCTCATCGTGGCCCTGGCCGGCGCCGCCCTGGCGGTGGCCGTGAGCCTGGCAGTCGTGCAGTCACGCCGCCTGACGCTACCCCTGCAGGACCTGGCGAAGATCGCCGAACGGCTCGGCTCGGGCGACGCCCGCCCGAGCAAGCACCGCTACGGCATCCCCGAACTCGACCGCGTGGCCCAGGTGCTCGACCGCAGCGCCACCCGCATCTCCGACCTGCTCACCCGCGAACGCGAGTTCGCCACCGACGCCTCCCACCAGCTTCGTACCCCCTTGACCGGCCTGACCATGCGCCTGGAGGAGATCGTGGCCGCCGCCGGCGAGCCGGAGGTCGTGCGGGAGGAGGGCGAGGCGGCGATCGTACAGGCCGAGCGGCTCACCGCCGTGATCGACGAGCTGCTGGCCGCCGCCCGCCGCCAGCGGCACGCCCAGGCCGAGCCGGTCGCGATCGACGAGGTGCTGGGCCAGCAGATCACCGAATGGGAGCCGGTCTTCCGCGACGCGGGCCGCACGCTGCAGCTCGAAGGCTCCCGCGGGATGAAGGCGATGGCCACCACCGGAGGCTTCGGCCAGGTGATCGCCTCGCTGCTGGAGAACTCGCTGCGGCACGGCGGCGGCGCCGTGACAGTGACCACCTCGTTCGGCGGCAACTACGTGGTGACCGAGGTCGCGGACGAGGGCCCCGGCATCGCCGACGAGATCGCCCCCAAGATCTTCGACAGGAACGTCAGCGGCGGCGGAGGCACCGGGCTCGGGCTGACGCTGGCCCGCGCGCTGGCCGCGGCCGACGGCGGCCGCCTGGAGCTCGTACGGCGGCGCCCCGCGACGTTCGCCATCTTCCTGCGCCCGGCGGATGACGACGGGCGGAACCGGGTGGTCAGCGGCCCGGCTTGA
- a CDS encoding response regulator transcription factor: MTCVLLAEDDTSISEPLARALRREGYQVEVSPDGPQALERALSGGIDLIVLDLGLPEMDGLEVARRIRAEGHGTPVLILTARVDEVDTVVGLDAGADDYVTKPFRLAELLARVRALLRRGTSETPVVQGVRIDADSRRAWMGEKELHLTTKEFDLLRVLVRDAGKVVTREQIMREVWDTNWWGSTKTLDMHISWLRRKLGDDAAKPRYITTVRGVGFRFERE; this comes from the coding sequence ATGACCTGCGTACTTCTCGCCGAGGATGACACCTCGATCTCAGAGCCACTCGCGCGTGCGCTGCGCCGCGAGGGCTATCAGGTCGAGGTGAGCCCGGACGGCCCGCAGGCCCTGGAGAGGGCCCTGTCGGGCGGCATCGACCTGATCGTTCTTGACCTTGGCCTGCCGGAGATGGACGGCCTGGAGGTCGCCCGCCGGATCCGGGCCGAGGGCCACGGCACCCCGGTGCTCATACTGACCGCCCGCGTCGACGAGGTGGACACCGTCGTCGGCCTCGACGCCGGCGCGGACGACTACGTGACCAAACCGTTCCGGCTGGCGGAGCTGCTGGCCAGGGTGCGGGCGCTGTTGCGCCGCGGCACCTCCGAGACCCCGGTCGTCCAGGGCGTGCGCATCGACGCCGACTCGCGGCGCGCCTGGATGGGGGAGAAGGAGCTGCATCTGACGACCAAGGAGTTCGACCTGCTGCGGGTCCTGGTCCGCGACGCCGGCAAGGTCGTCACCCGCGAGCAGATCATGCGCGAGGTGTGGGACACCAACTGGTGGGGTTCCACCAAGACGCTCGACATGCACATCTCCTGGCTGCGCCGCAAGCTCGGCGACGACGCGGCCAAGCCGCGCTACATCACCACCGTCAGGGGAGTCGGCTTCCGGTTCGAGCGCGAGTAG
- a CDS encoding GNAT family N-acetyltransferase, producing MQPSALDRARELWAALTRVPGAFPGRGEVRVAVSPGSGLCPPEWAGVVVLDGGVLCTVPSPELEETMLGLLRAGTDLAQVPAQEVLGPATLAYLDAADFLPTHLAAGGTEVSGLPPGHAGVLALLASVPEHEARESGLDEAESTVYVVRDGPEVVAAAGYRTWLETAAHVCVLTAPGRRGRGLARAVASAAVADALAKGLLPQWRARFAPSRRVARALGFREYGRQISLHLGR from the coding sequence ATGCAGCCGAGCGCTCTCGATCGTGCCCGCGAGTTGTGGGCCGCGCTGACCCGCGTCCCCGGCGCATTCCCCGGCCGCGGGGAGGTGCGGGTCGCGGTCTCTCCCGGGTCGGGTCTCTGCCCGCCGGAATGGGCGGGCGTCGTCGTCCTGGACGGAGGCGTGCTGTGCACGGTGCCGAGCCCCGAACTGGAGGAAACCATGCTCGGCCTACTGCGGGCGGGCACCGACCTCGCCCAGGTGCCCGCACAGGAGGTGCTCGGCCCGGCCACGCTGGCTTACCTGGACGCGGCCGATTTCTTGCCCACCCACTTAGCTGCAGGCGGGACTGAGGTCAGCGGCCTGCCGCCGGGACACGCGGGCGTCCTGGCGCTCCTGGCCTCGGTGCCGGAGCACGAGGCGCGGGAGTCCGGGCTCGACGAGGCGGAATCTACGGTGTACGTGGTCCGCGACGGGCCCGAGGTGGTCGCGGCGGCCGGGTACCGGACCTGGCTGGAGACGGCGGCGCACGTCTGCGTGCTGACGGCCCCCGGCCGGCGGGGCCGCGGGCTGGCCCGCGCGGTGGCGTCGGCGGCCGTGGCCGACGCGCTGGCGAAGGGGCTGCTGCCGCAGTGGCGGGCGCGGTTCGCGCCGTCGCGCCGCGTGGCCAGGGCGCTGGGCTTCCGCGAGTACGGCAGGCAGATCAGCCTGCACCTCGGCCGCTGA
- the bfr gene encoding bacterioferritin produces MQGDKQIIELLNEQLTAELTAINQYFLHAKMQENWGYTKLAEHTRYESIDEMRHAERLTDRILFLEGLPNYQRLGTLHIGQTVEEQLRADLEVELSVVQRLRPGIQLMREKGDITSANIFEDILKDEEEHIDYLETELGLINSLGIQLYLARYAEPPSSDD; encoded by the coding sequence ATGCAGGGCGACAAGCAGATCATCGAATTGCTCAACGAACAGCTGACCGCGGAGCTCACCGCGATCAACCAGTACTTCCTGCACGCCAAGATGCAGGAGAACTGGGGGTACACGAAGCTCGCCGAGCACACCCGCTACGAGTCGATCGACGAGATGCGCCACGCCGAGCGCCTCACCGATCGCATCCTCTTCCTGGAGGGCCTGCCCAACTATCAGCGCCTGGGGACCCTGCACATCGGCCAGACCGTCGAGGAGCAGCTGAGGGCCGACCTCGAGGTGGAGCTGTCGGTGGTGCAGCGGCTGCGGCCGGGCATCCAGTTGATGCGCGAGAAGGGCGACATCACCTCGGCGAACATCTTCGAGGACATCCTGAAGGACGAGGAAGAGCACATCGACTACCTGGAGACCGAGCTCGGGCTGATCAACAGCCTCGGCATCCAGCTCTACCTCGCACGGTACGCCGAGCCGCCGTCCAGCGACGACTGA